The following coding sequences lie in one Candidatus Eisenbacteria bacterium genomic window:
- a CDS encoding 4Fe-4S binding protein, translated as MGDRIGMDGIGRPRGRRTSVQWARTIVQLALVIATTVAGVRLALGLSLSSIETYCPFGGLETAWSLITNQSFSCATGERNLSLFLALLLLTLIARKAFCSWVCPFGTVSEWISALRRWIAAKRGGAAVSSVGFVEPPRWLDRSLRLLRVPVLVVILIFTYRTGELVFRGYDPYYILFSMHGHDVRNVSYAILAGVLGLAFLIPMAWCRYLCPLGVVLWPFAAVGRLRIRRSWSTCTGCGACDRACPQAIEISRPAEVRSGECTLCLECTEACPSPGALELCLEGKRV; from the coding sequence ATGGGAGACAGAATCGGCATGGATGGCATCGGCCGGCCAAGAGGACGAAGGACCTCCGTGCAGTGGGCGCGGACGATCGTCCAGCTTGCCCTCGTCATAGCCACCACGGTCGCGGGGGTTCGCCTCGCGCTGGGCCTCTCCCTTTCCAGCATCGAGACCTACTGCCCCTTCGGAGGCCTCGAGACGGCCTGGTCACTCATCACGAACCAGAGTTTCAGCTGCGCGACCGGAGAGCGTAATCTCTCGCTCTTCCTCGCACTCCTGCTTCTGACGCTGATCGCCCGGAAGGCGTTCTGCTCCTGGGTGTGCCCCTTCGGAACCGTCAGCGAGTGGATCTCGGCCCTGCGGCGATGGATCGCAGCGAAGCGGGGCGGGGCCGCGGTCTCCTCCGTCGGCTTCGTGGAACCTCCCCGATGGCTCGATCGGTCCCTTCGCTTGTTGCGGGTGCCGGTCCTGGTCGTCATCCTCATCTTCACCTATCGCACCGGGGAACTCGTCTTCAGGGGGTACGATCCCTATTACATTCTCTTCAGCATGCACGGGCACGACGTGCGGAACGTGAGTTACGCGATCCTCGCGGGCGTCCTGGGCCTGGCCTTTCTGATCCCGATGGCCTGGTGCCGCTATCTCTGCCCACTGGGCGTAGTTCTCTGGCCGTTTGCCGCGGTCGGACGGCTCCGCATCCGGCGATCTTGGTCCACCTGCACCGGTTGCGGCGCGTGCGACAGGGCATGCCCGCAGGCGATCGAGATCTCACGCCCGGCCGAAGTCCGGTCAGGGGAGTGCACGCTGTGTCTGGAGTGCACGGAAGCCTGCCCCTCCCCGGGAGCGCTCGAGCTTTGCCTGGAGGGGAAGAGGGTATGA
- a CDS encoding tetratricopeptide repeat protein: METTIDRTEPQEPAGSGGFGSAAPRNSSERSWPTASTPVPPRWLLKLLIVAAIALAYANSLRGAFVLDDRRGIVENPTICDLGSPGTILSTFPRSTTSGRPILNLSLALNYALGGLDPLGYHLVNIGIHALAALALFGIARRTLRLPRIDPVLSARADAIAFAAALLWAVHPIQTSSVTYVVQRAESLMGLFYLLTLYSTLRGALHAPGTPGQRGWSALAVAACALGMGTKEVMVTAPLIVLLYDRIFLSRDWKEILIRRGTIHVLLASTWAILGLLMAANPARGGTAGFDLPFSWLRYLGTEFGVILHYLRLSVWPRPLVLDYGWPIAERPGEALPAGLAVAALAGIAAWSLIRRPRLGFLGAWFFLILAPTSSIVPIADPIFEHRIYLPLAAVALTGVLAADRLIRRIAGHPPAGRRAGSRIEAIALAIVALALGLTTVSRNADYRSEVAIWKDTIRKRPLNARAHDYLGLALGREGAYDEAIRHHNEALRLRPDMLNAYYNRANTRLRAERYEEAIADYSRYLRLRRDPKAYNNRAIAHFGIGAYDEAWADVDSCRLFGLEPHEEFLEPLRQASDRNR, translated from the coding sequence ATGGAGACAACGATCGACAGAACGGAGCCCCAGGAACCCGCGGGATCGGGAGGATTCGGATCCGCGGCGCCCCGCAACTCGAGCGAGCGCTCCTGGCCGACGGCTTCCACCCCGGTCCCGCCCAGGTGGTTGTTGAAGCTCCTCATCGTGGCGGCGATCGCCCTCGCCTACGCCAACAGCCTACGCGGCGCATTCGTCCTGGATGACCGCCGGGGAATCGTGGAGAACCCGACGATCTGCGACCTGGGATCGCCGGGGACGATCCTCTCCACCTTCCCCAGGTCGACCACGAGCGGGCGCCCGATCCTGAACCTCTCCCTCGCCTTGAACTACGCTCTCGGCGGACTCGATCCGCTCGGCTACCACTTGGTCAACATCGGAATCCACGCGCTGGCGGCTCTCGCTCTCTTCGGGATCGCGCGCAGGACTCTGCGACTTCCGCGAATCGATCCGGTCCTCTCCGCCAGGGCGGACGCGATCGCCTTCGCCGCCGCGCTTCTCTGGGCCGTCCACCCCATCCAGACTTCGTCTGTCACCTATGTCGTCCAGCGCGCCGAGTCGCTTATGGGGCTCTTCTATCTCCTCACGCTCTACTCGACGCTCCGCGGCGCCCTCCACGCGCCCGGAACTCCTGGGCAAAGGGGATGGTCCGCTCTGGCGGTTGCGGCCTGCGCGCTCGGGATGGGGACGAAGGAGGTCATGGTCACCGCGCCATTGATAGTCCTGCTCTACGACAGGATCTTTCTCTCGAGGGATTGGAAGGAGATCCTCATCCGGCGCGGCACGATCCACGTCCTTCTGGCGTCCACATGGGCGATTCTCGGGCTCTTGATGGCCGCCAATCCGGCCCGCGGGGGAACCGCCGGGTTCGACCTGCCCTTCTCATGGCTCCGCTACCTCGGCACCGAGTTCGGGGTCATCCTTCACTACCTGAGACTGAGCGTCTGGCCGCGGCCGCTCGTCCTCGACTACGGCTGGCCGATCGCGGAGAGGCCGGGGGAAGCGCTCCCGGCCGGTCTCGCAGTGGCGGCGCTGGCGGGGATCGCGGCATGGTCCCTGATCAGGAGACCGAGGCTCGGCTTCCTGGGCGCGTGGTTCTTTCTGATTCTCGCCCCGACCTCCAGCATCGTTCCGATCGCCGATCCGATCTTCGAACACAGGATCTACCTGCCACTGGCGGCGGTCGCCCTCACGGGGGTCCTTGCCGCCGACCGACTCATCCGCAGGATCGCCGGCCACCCCCCCGCGGGCCGCCGAGCAGGGTCAAGAATCGAGGCGATCGCGCTCGCCATCGTGGCGCTGGCCCTGGGACTGACGACTGTCTCGCGCAACGCGGACTATCGCAGCGAAGTCGCGATCTGGAAGGACACGATCCGCAAGAGGCCACTGAACGCCCGCGCACACGACTACCTCGGACTGGCGCTCGGGAGAGAGGGAGCGTACGACGAGGCGATCCGTCACCACAACGAGGCGCTCAGGTTGCGGCCCGACATGCTGAACGCCTACTACAATCGGGCCAACACGCGTCTGAGAGCGGAGAGATACGAGGAGGCGATCGCCGACTACTCCCGCTATCTTCGTCTGCGGAGAGATCCGAAGGCCTACAACAATCGGGCGATCGCTCACTTCGGGATCGGCGCCTACGATGAGGCTTGGGCGGACGTCGATTCATGCAGGCTGTTCGGCCTCGAGCCGCACGAGGAGTTCCTCGAGCCCCTCAGACAGGCCTCCGACAGGAACAGGTAG
- a CDS encoding tetratricopeptide repeat protein, with product MNAREIAMRPHHLPSFTLGLIALLVGHSIRPSAFPAQAVAPRPAAVDAVAQAGILDSLKGMVDSLQFAASYQRAGGLAREAVRIAGETAAAGDSAPLSEWLRRSAALELELGRFTDAESLFRRALGIETRSRCDSASILDALRGFAAIVLERGDLAEGERGALFCLRSGARINGPRSVEAAKDMMRMAEVRMRQQRFADAESLLAEAESVSARQTGPDRDALVDVLRLQAELAFSRARYQDARALFARSLALAEEIHGAGSDPATLHLNVQAKVQRRLGELGEARECYKRCLQTRQRVYGAESPHVGAVLHDLGVLLYDMGDYEEAVRTAERALAIRSASFGPKDARVALTMVTLGRYLQGVGRYAEAIRVARDAAERMEAAQGSAHPQTALALSRLAGLLLRRGDILEADRLYRRSLRITESVYGDQHPEVASHCMNLGLCLLEQGRVDEARVELERSVRTGRAVYGSGSARTAVFERELARALAVQGKVDEAIAVLDACVANQQGQLGAENPNLIATLSRLAEAELIAGRIAEGRAHSARTIDLGEKIYGAEHMNLVGPLLTAAELDAAEGKWREAVAKGIRATQIALAVQEEAYRGSSDEEALQVLGLAARAVTTLCGLLPLREQCPDTTLERVFCLLARTHGQVLDRMAERHRLIESGVDPGSASLQAGYLAACQRLANLVGKELLSPETSFHEETRRARAEKEEAERALSVASDEFRERLERRKQEAAMTCDRLAEILPPGGGIVHFVRYPDLAA from the coding sequence ATGAACGCGAGAGAGATCGCCATGAGGCCGCATCACCTCCCGTCCTTCACTCTGGGCCTGATCGCCCTTCTGGTCGGGCACTCGATACGGCCGTCTGCGTTCCCCGCGCAGGCCGTCGCGCCCCGCCCGGCGGCCGTCGATGCGGTCGCGCAGGCCGGCATCCTCGACAGTCTCAAGGGCATGGTCGACAGCCTGCAGTTCGCGGCCAGCTACCAGAGGGCCGGCGGCCTCGCGCGCGAGGCGGTCCGCATCGCGGGAGAAACCGCAGCCGCGGGGGACAGCGCGCCCCTCTCGGAGTGGCTCCGCCGGTCGGCCGCGCTCGAACTGGAGTTGGGCCGTTTCACGGACGCGGAGAGTCTGTTCAGGAGGGCGCTGGGGATCGAGACGAGGTCGAGGTGCGACAGCGCTTCCATCCTTGACGCCCTGCGCGGCTTTGCCGCAATCGTCCTCGAGAGAGGCGACCTCGCGGAGGGGGAGCGCGGGGCGCTCTTCTGCCTTCGTTCCGGCGCCAGGATCAACGGCCCTCGGAGCGTCGAGGCCGCGAAGGACATGATGCGGATGGCCGAGGTGCGCATGAGGCAGCAACGCTTCGCCGACGCCGAGAGCCTTCTGGCCGAGGCGGAGAGCGTCTCCGCGCGGCAGACGGGGCCGGACAGGGATGCTCTCGTCGATGTCCTGCGGCTCCAAGCCGAGCTCGCGTTCTCGAGGGCGAGATACCAGGATGCCCGCGCCCTCTTCGCTCGCAGTCTCGCTCTTGCGGAGGAGATCCACGGCGCCGGCAGCGATCCCGCGACGCTCCACCTGAACGTGCAAGCGAAGGTCCAAAGAAGGCTGGGCGAACTGGGCGAGGCGAGGGAGTGCTACAAGCGCTGTCTGCAGACCCGACAGAGAGTCTACGGCGCCGAGAGCCCGCACGTCGGCGCGGTTCTGCACGACCTGGGCGTCCTTCTCTATGACATGGGCGACTATGAAGAGGCCGTGCGAACCGCGGAGCGCGCCCTGGCCATACGGAGCGCCTCATTCGGGCCCAAGGACGCGCGGGTGGCCCTCACGATGGTGACGCTGGGGAGGTATCTGCAGGGAGTCGGCCGATACGCCGAGGCGATCCGGGTCGCACGGGATGCGGCGGAGAGGATGGAAGCAGCGCAGGGATCCGCGCACCCACAGACAGCGCTGGCGCTGAGCAGGCTCGCGGGGCTTCTTCTGCGACGGGGAGACATCCTGGAGGCAGACCGGCTCTATCGACGCAGCCTGAGGATCACGGAATCGGTCTATGGTGATCAGCACCCCGAGGTCGCGTCGCATTGCATGAACCTGGGGCTGTGCCTTCTCGAGCAGGGAAGGGTCGACGAAGCGCGCGTCGAACTCGAGCGATCGGTCAGGACCGGACGCGCCGTGTACGGGTCGGGGAGCGCGCGGACCGCGGTCTTCGAGCGAGAGCTGGCTCGAGCGCTGGCGGTCCAGGGAAAGGTGGATGAGGCGATCGCCGTCCTTGACGCCTGCGTGGCCAACCAGCAGGGCCAGCTCGGCGCGGAGAATCCGAATCTGATCGCGACTCTCTCGCGCCTTGCCGAGGCCGAGTTGATCGCAGGGCGGATCGCCGAGGGCCGGGCCCACTCGGCCCGCACGATCGATCTGGGCGAGAAGATCTATGGGGCCGAGCACATGAACCTGGTCGGGCCGCTCCTCACGGCGGCGGAGCTGGACGCGGCCGAGGGAAAGTGGCGCGAGGCCGTGGCGAAGGGGATCCGAGCCACGCAGATCGCCCTGGCGGTCCAGGAGGAGGCCTACCGCGGGTCCTCGGACGAGGAGGCGCTGCAGGTTCTGGGACTTGCGGCCAGGGCGGTGACCACCCTCTGCGGGCTGCTTCCGTTGCGCGAGCAGTGTCCCGACACGACGTTGGAACGGGTCTTCTGTCTGCTCGCGCGGACGCATGGGCAGGTGCTGGATCGCATGGCCGAGCGCCACAGGCTGATCGAGTCGGGAGTGGATCCCGGGTCCGCATCGCTGCAGGCCGGGTACCTCGCGGCCTGCCAGCGCCTGGCAAACCTCGTCGGAAAGGAGCTCCTGTCGCCGGAGACCTCCTTCCACGAGGAGACGAGAAGGGCGCGGG